One window from the genome of Pogoniulus pusillus isolate bPogPus1 chromosome 7, bPogPus1.pri, whole genome shotgun sequence encodes:
- the CLU gene encoding clusterin, whose translation MALLLLSLLGLLLTWEGGQALVPPSELKQMSAAGSKYIDTEVENAINGVKQMKTLMDKTSKEHQAMLHNLEETKRRKEEAVQLAREKEQQLAAKQEVCNETMLALWEECKPCLKHTCMRFYSRTCHSGSGLVGRQLEEFLNHSSPFSIWVNGERIDSLLERDQRQEKQFEDLEERFGLLEDGVDDIFQDSTQVYGRMYPFFQAPFGGFREVFRPPIQHIRFAPRRERFSRELHPFFHYPHHGFHHLFQPLFEMTQRMMEEAQGGWEHSLGGFPSESRNSSNDRMVCREIRRNSAGCLRMRDECEKCREILSVDCWQTDPAQSQLREQLEDALHLAERFTRRYDDLLRAFQAEMLNTTSILDQLNRQFGWVSRLANRTLGNDGFLQVTTVLSKAPNLEDPSAPPDTQVTVQLFDSEPLSLTVPGDISWEDPRFMEMVAEQALRHYKENAIE comes from the exons atggcgctgctgctgctctctttgcTCGGCCTCCTGCTCACCTGGGAGGGGGGCCAGGCTCTCGTTCCCCCCAGCGAGCTCAAAC AGAtgtcagcagctggcagcaagtACATTGATACAGAAGTGGAGAATGCCATCAACGGGGTGAAACAGATGAAGACCCTCATGGACAAAACCAGTAAGGAGCACCAAGCCATGCTGCACAACTTGGAGGAGaccaagaggaggaaggag GAGGCGGTGCAGCTGGCCcgggagaaggagcagcagttggcagcaaagcaggaggtgTGCAACGAGACGATGCTGGCCCTGTGGGAAGAGTGCAAGCCCTGCCTCAAGCACACCTGCATGCGCTTCTACTCCCGCACCTGCCACAGCGGCTCGGGGCTGGTGGGACGGCAG CTGGAGGAATTCCTCAACCACTCCTCACCCTTCTCCATCTGGGTGAACGGCGAGCGCATCGACTCGCTGCTGGAGCGGGaccagaggcaggagaagcagTTTGAGGACCTGGAAGAACGTTTTGGCTTACTGGAGGATGGAGTGGATGACATCTTCCAGGACAGCACCCAAGTCTACGGTCGCATGTATCCCTTCTTCCAAGCACCCTTCGGTGGCTTCCGTGAGGTTTTCCGCCCTCCCATCCAACACATCCGTTTCGCCCCGCGCCGCGAGAGGTTCTCCCGGGAGCTCCATCCCTTCTTCCATTATCCCCATCacggcttccaccacctcttccagcccctcttcGAGATGACACAAAGGATGATGGAGGAAGCACAGGGCGGTTGGGAGCACTCCTTGGGTGGCTTTCCCTCAG AGTCCCGAAATTCCAGCAACGACCGTATGGTGTGCCGGGAGATCCGCCGTAACTCGGCCGGCTGCCTGCGGATGCGGGACGAGTGCGAGAAGTGCCGGGAGATCCTCAGCGTGG ACTGCTGGCAGACGGAccctgcccagagccagctgcgggagcagctggaggatgcTCTGCACCTGGCCGAACGCTTCACCCGTCGTTACGACGACCTCCTCCGTGCCTTCCAAGCCGAAATGCTCAACACCACCAGCATTCTGGATCAGCTCAACCGCCAGTTCGGCTGGGTCTCCCGTCTGGCCAACCGCACCCTAGGAAACGATGGCTTCCTCCAGGTCACCACG GTCCTCTCCAAGGCTCCCAACCTCGAGGACCCCTCAGCACCCCCTGACACGCAGGTAACAGTGCAGCTCTTTGATTCGGAGCCGCTGTCCCTCACCGTGCCCGGGGACATCTCCTGGGAGGACCCTCGCTTCATGGAGATGGTGGCCGAGCAGGCGCTTCGGCACTACAAGGAAAACGCCAT AGAGTAG
- the LOC135176999 gene encoding uncharacterized protein LOC135176999, which produces MAYFWSRKGWRTTGMQEQAANRCAKPGLLLGPKTCQKAAQREDQADLVTAVNDLSMGPCLREDGWDEPIIRGKAWQRRQVWEKQQQQGGRVKVGGSNEVGALLATHKVVTTMQQDFAVDHDVATFSGFACRNNQHVPTMPEPFGEDADDDLLQWRDPSYAPVRLPSIMLVKVNNEEYWREEFPDIWARYEMDCGLVSEEVEVEVDMQQLDFQPQPRLPVAMENKVESILKVLLRDGVVVEGHSPYNVPLVPEYKGDGKTLRLKLDCRAVNKATPRVVEPVSLNTTKLVSTLSPKSKYFSVVDLSNASFAIPLAAGSRASFAFTFRNRQYLFTRLPQGFHSTTSIIHRRVAQMLSQIDQGDSPWLFSYVDDILITGQTQKETKARTRRVLNLIQNTGFKAKFEKAQLVQPKVVYLGMRIGPKGREITDRMLETIRAAPCPRNVGDVRSLLGQFVYLQDHIPNYWQLARPLHRLTLKRARWEWGPEQERALRSLKDAVETAPALRFPDASQPFVIRLTTSKEVVSAALLQENEEGQLVPVKHSSHILKGHEVFYKAEEKGCLAAVLAVQKFETLTGSAPILIQMPRSPWRYLLRGDALGSSGTNLHPDHWALLLVNGGDVAKGPHPEWEGPFSPLVLSAPPLRRLPPCIPKANVWFTAGRRGRSFGFAAANLEERWLLGVAECYSVLGAELVALWELLHHHRCSSPLYLYTGCQPLVETLKSRTDWWEVDSGWDFGKDVWPSILQWVRTNPGMLHIRFVGVNVSKKTEMEWYQKVVRRSKAMSRSVTASQVFWEPSKHEKQEIIAQCHSWLHEEVEETLARVRQVGTWEGVQGRVTYWVQNCLQCAPAVRVSSQRAEGPWSELCLGYISGLTESEEGYRCLLVVEDVFSGWVEAFPIEKKTVEEMAEVLFREVFSRYGTPSVIRLPRVPPFLRNVAMVAAARLESPWDVLQAGQVGPATSALQRLARGAGKKWVKMLPVILAGIRSVWVQGEVLGPYQVISGFPLEVRWGWEAQGGPRGNVLSWLRQLQEDGVEYKQQIEAML; this is translated from the coding sequence ATGGCCTACTTCTGGAGCAGGAAGGGATGGAGAACtactgggatgcaggagcaggctgccaacaGATGTGCCAAGCCAGGGTTGCTGCTGGGGCCGAAGACCTGCCAAAAAGCCGCTCAGAGGGAAGACCAGGCAGACCTGGTGACAGCAGTCAACGACCTCAGCATGGGCCCGTGCCTCAGGGAAGATGGTTGGGATGAGCCAATCATCAGGGGCAAAGCATGGCAGAGGAGGCAAgtgtgggagaagcagcagcagcaaggggggAGAGTCAAGGTGGGTGGCTCTAATGAGGTGGGTGCTTTGCTAGCCACCCATAAGGTGGTCACCACAATGCAGCAGGACTTTGCTGTGGACCATGACGTTGCCACCTTCAGTGGCTTTGCATGCAGAAACAATCAGCATGTCCCCACCATGCCAGAGCCATTTGGGGAGGATGCTGATGATGACCTCCTGCAGTGGAGAGATCCATCATATGCTCCTGTGCGGCTCCCCTCTATCATGCTCGTGAAGGTTAACAATGAAGAGTACTGGAGGGAGGAATTCCCAGACATATGGGCACGATATGAGATGGACTGTGGGCTGGTGTctgaggaggtggaggtggaggtggacATGCAGCAACTGGACTTCCAACCACAACCTAGACTTCCAGTAGCCATGGAAAACAAGGTGGAAAGCatcctgaaggtcctgctgcgtgatggggtggtggtggaaggCCACTCGCCCTACAACGTCCCTTTAGTTCCCGAGTACAAAGGCGATGGGAAGACCTTGCGGCTGAAGCTGGACTGCAGAGCTGTCAACAAGGCCACCCCCAGGGTGGTGGAGCCGGTGAGCCTGAACACGACCAAGCTTGTTTCGACCCTCAGCCCCAAGAGCAAGTACTTCTCAGTGGTGGATCTATCCAATGCCTCCTTCGCCATCCCCTTAGCGGCAGGCTCCAGAGCCAGCTTTGCCTTCACCTTCCGGAACCGGCAGTACCTCTTCACCCgcctgccccagggcttccACAGCACCACCTCCATCATTCACCGACGGGTGGCGCAGATGTTGTCCCAGATAGACCAAGGAGATAGCCCTTGGCTTTTCTCCTATGTCGATGACATCCTCATCACCGGGCAAACTCAAAAGGAAACCAAAGCCAGAACAAGGAGAGTCCTGAATCTGATCCAAAACACAGGCTTTAAAGCCAAATTTGAGAAGGCACAGCTTGTCCAGCCCAAGGTGGTCTACCTGGGGATGAGAATTGGGCCTAAGGGCCGAGAGATCACAGACAGAATGCTGGAGACCATCAGGGCAGCACCCTGCCCGCGAAACGTCGGCGACGTCCGCTCGCTGCTTGGGCAGTTTGTGTACTTGCAGGACCACATCCCCAACTACTGGCAGCTGGCCCGGCCTCTCCACCGCCTCACCCTGAAGCGGGCCAGGTGGGAGTGGGGACCAGAGCAGGAAAGGGCACTGAGATCCCTGAAAGATGCTGTCGAGACTGCACCTGCCCTACGGTTCCCAGATGCGTCTCAGCCCTTCGTTATCAGGCTAACAACAAGCAAAGAGGTGGtgtcagctgccctgctgcaggagaatgaAGAGGGTCAGCTGGTCCCAGTGAAACACAGCTCCCACATCCTGAAAGGCCATGAGGTCTTCTACAAGGCGGAGGAGAaaggttgcctggcagcagtctTGGCCGTGCAGAAGTTTGAGACCCTCACAGGGTCAGCCCCCATCCTCATCCAGATGCCCCGTTCTCCTTGGAGGTATCTCTTACGGGGTGATGCGTTGGGGTCCAGTGGGACCAACCTACATCCAGAccactgggctctgctgctggtcaACGGAGGGGACGTGGCAAAGGGACCCCACCCTGAGTGGGAAGGCCCCTTCAGCCCCTTAGTCCTCTCCGCTCCCCCACTCCGGCGGCTGCCTCCCTGCATCCCCAAGGCCAATGTGTGGTTCACTGCCGGTCGGAGGGGTCGCTCgtttggctttgctgcagccaacCTGGAGGAGCGCTGGCTGCTTGGGGTGGCCGAGTGTTattcagtgctgggtgcagagctggTGGCTCTCTGGGAGCTCCTGCACCATCACCGATGCTCCTCACCCCTCTATTTGTACACTGGCTGTCAGCCCTTGGTGGAAACGTTGAAAAGCCGAACAGACTGGTGGGAGGTGGACTCAGGGTGGGACTTCGGCAAGGATGTGTGGCCAAGCATCCTACAGTGGGTCCGCACCAACCCAGGGATGCTGCACATCAGGTTCGTGGGGGTGAACGTGAGCAAGAAGACAGAGATGGAGTGGTACCAAAAAGTGGTCAGAAGGTCCAAGGCTATGTCACGTAGTGTCACAGCCAGCCAAGTGTTTTGGGAGCCTTCCAAGCATGAGAAGCAAGAAATAATTGCCCAGTGTCACAGCTGGTTGCACGAGGAAGTGGAGGAGACCCTGGCGAGGGTGCGGCAAGTTGGCACCTGGGAAGGTGTTCAGGGGCGGGTGACCTATTGGGTGCAGAACTGCCTGCAGTGTgctcctgcagtgagggtgtCGTCCCAACGAGCAGAGGGGCCATGGTCAGAGCTCTGTCTGGGCTACATCAGTGGCCTTACTGAGAGCGAGGAAGGGTACCGCTGCCTCTTGGTGGTGGAGGATGTGTTCTCAGGGTGGGTAGAAGCCTTCCCCatagagaagaaaacagtggaGGAGATGGCAGAGGTGCTCTTCAGGGAGGTTTTTTCTCGGTATGGGACACCTTCTGTCATCCGTTTGCCTCGTGTCCCACCCTTCCTCCGGAACGTTGCCATGGTGGCAGCGGCTCGCCTGGAGTCTCCATGGGACGtcctacaggctgggcaggtggGACCAGCCACGTCAGCTCTGCAGCGACTGGCCCGAGGGGCTGGCAAGAAGTGGGTGAAGATGCTCCCTGTGATCCTGGCGGGAATCAGGTCTGTGTGGGTGCAGGGAGAGGTGCTGGGCCCTTACCAAGTGATCAGTGGATTCCCCTTGGAGGTGCGGTGGGGATGGGAGGCGCAGGGCGGTCCCCGGGGCAATGTCCTCTCCTGGCTGCGCCAGCTTCAGGAGGATGGAGTCGAGTACAAACAGCAGATTGAAGCTATGCTGTAG